The following are encoded together in the Methylorubrum sp. B1-46 genome:
- the csgH gene encoding curli-like amyloid fiber formation chaperone CsgH — translation MVSRSSIEKSHRPAASGRWLFPFDHDLRSITGIRSAGKDASNSSPNECLRPPRAGAGWFELFPGTQHPPRSGLGSSVLAKCGTTMHGDLPPPPITCTLSEQRQGSQIRIEAEIRSATAQSGSYRLLVSKRGSSGNAQVSQQSDLALAPGSPSRIPGPRLSIEPEGHYQARLVIHAGGAEYSCEHEGPNASDPL, via the coding sequence ATGGTGTCACGTTCGTCGATTGAAAAAAGCCATCGACCTGCCGCGTCAGGCCGGTGGCTCTTCCCTTTTGATCATGACCTTCGGTCGATCACGGGAATTCGGTCTGCTGGAAAAGACGCATCCAACAGCTCTCCCAACGAATGCCTTCGACCGCCGCGCGCTGGAGCCGGCTGGTTCGAACTTTTTCCGGGCACGCAGCACCCTCCGAGATCGGGCCTTGGTTCCAGCGTCCTAGCGAAGTGCGGAACAACCATGCACGGCGACCTTCCACCTCCGCCTATCACCTGCACCCTGTCCGAGCAGCGCCAGGGCTCACAGATTCGGATCGAAGCGGAGATCCGCTCGGCCACGGCGCAATCGGGGAGCTACCGCCTGCTGGTTTCGAAGCGGGGATCGTCCGGCAACGCTCAGGTGAGCCAGCAATCCGACCTTGCCCTCGCTCCGGGGTCCCCCTCGCGAATTCCGGGACCACGCCTGTCGATCGAACCTGAAGGCCACTACCAGGCTCGCCTAGTCATCCATGCCGGTGGCGCCGAATATAGCTGTGAGCATGAGGGACCGAATGCCTCGGATCCTCTCTGA
- a CDS encoding BolA family protein yields MPMDAREIESMIREALPDAQIEIKDLAGDGDHYAATVISSAFKGKTRVAQHQMVYGALQGRMGGVLHALALTTGVPQD; encoded by the coding sequence ATGCCCATGGATGCGCGCGAGATCGAGTCGATGATCCGCGAGGCGCTGCCCGACGCCCAAATCGAGATCAAGGATCTGGCGGGCGACGGCGACCACTACGCCGCGACCGTCATCTCCTCCGCCTTCAAGGGCAAGACCCGCGTGGCGCAGCACCAGATGGTCTACGGCGCGCTCCAGGGACGGATGGGGGGCGTGCTCCACGCCCTTGCGCTGACCACCGGGGTTCCGCAGGATTGA
- a CDS encoding SMP-30/gluconolactonase/LRE family protein, whose product MTPPVHLHTPRVAVACGCALGEEVVWDARDGSLLWVDIENPAVWRHWPATNETIRLPLDEKIGFALLTRDPGRVVAGFKSGVAALRLSDGSRTPLVRPDDYPENNRLNSGQVGPEGRLYFGSMDDGEEAETGRFHRWNGTRLETFGEAAAVTNGPIVSPDGRRLYTIDTAHGIVRVHDLEEDRIGEGRPLLRFEDGWGKPDGLTLDADGHLWICHYGAGRITRFTPDGRVAYVVPLPTPLVTKCTFGGDDLSTLYVTTCLRGRDPKLDPMAGHLYRVETEFRGLRPNLLELPQT is encoded by the coding sequence ATGACCCCACCCGTCCATCTCCACACGCCGCGCGTCGCCGTTGCCTGCGGCTGCGCTCTCGGTGAGGAGGTCGTGTGGGATGCCCGCGACGGGTCGCTGCTCTGGGTCGATATCGAGAACCCGGCGGTCTGGCGGCACTGGCCCGCGACGAACGAAACCATCCGCCTGCCGCTGGATGAGAAGATCGGCTTCGCCCTCCTCACTCGGGATCCGGGCCGCGTCGTCGCCGGCTTCAAGTCCGGGGTGGCCGCCTTGCGCCTTTCGGACGGATCCCGCACGCCGCTCGTGCGCCCGGACGACTATCCGGAGAACAACCGGCTGAACAGCGGACAGGTCGGGCCGGAGGGGCGGCTCTATTTCGGAAGCATGGATGACGGAGAGGAGGCGGAGACCGGCCGCTTCCATCGCTGGAACGGGACTCGCCTCGAGACCTTCGGCGAGGCTGCGGCCGTGACCAACGGACCCATCGTCAGTCCGGATGGCCGCCGCCTCTACACGATCGACACGGCCCACGGCATCGTGCGGGTTCACGACCTCGAAGAGGATCGGATCGGCGAAGGCCGCCCCCTCCTCCGATTTGAGGACGGCTGGGGCAAGCCGGACGGCCTGACGCTCGACGCCGACGGCCACCTTTGGATCTGCCATTACGGCGCCGGACGCATCACCCGCTTCACGCCGGACGGACGGGTTGCCTACGTCGTGCCGCTGCCCACGCCGCTCGTGACGAAGTGTACATTCGGAGGAGACGACCTCTCGACACTCTACGTGACGACCTGTCTACGCGGCCGCGATCCGAAGCTCGATCCAATGGCCGGCCATCTCTATCGAGTCGAGACGGAATTCCGCGGGCTCCGGCCAAACCTTCTGGAACTGCCGCAGACATGA
- a CDS encoding NAD(P)/FAD-dependent oxidoreductase — protein MHDVIIVGGGPAGLNAALILGRARRRVLLCDAGEPRNAATPRTWGLFTRDGTPPFDLRAQGRADLERYETVECREIAVREASRDEDGFTILLADGRRERARRLILATGLAQDIPEIEGFDTYWGTGVHSCPYCDGFEVRDRPLVVFGRGHGGCGLALELTGWSRDVTLSTNGGDADLSDKDRARLNRNGVRVIETEIARLEGDGSRPTCLRFRDGSSTPCAALFLMPFACSPSPLISQLGCELDETRSVVPTREYEKTNVPGLYVAGDASRRVQFAVVAAAEGAMAAFAINAEFVAEATR, from the coding sequence ATGCACGACGTCATCATCGTGGGCGGCGGCCCGGCAGGGCTCAACGCCGCCCTGATCCTCGGTCGCGCGCGCCGCAGGGTTCTGCTCTGTGATGCCGGTGAGCCGCGCAATGCCGCGACGCCACGCACCTGGGGCCTGTTCACCCGCGATGGCACCCCGCCCTTCGATCTGAGGGCGCAGGGTCGGGCCGATCTTGAGCGCTACGAGACCGTTGAGTGTCGCGAGATCGCCGTTCGCGAAGCCTCGCGCGACGAGGACGGCTTCACTATCCTCCTGGCCGACGGACGCCGCGAGCGGGCACGCCGCCTCATCCTCGCGACGGGCCTTGCGCAGGACATCCCCGAGATCGAGGGTTTCGACACCTACTGGGGCACCGGTGTCCATTCCTGCCCCTATTGCGATGGGTTCGAGGTTCGGGATCGTCCGCTCGTCGTCTTCGGCCGCGGGCATGGCGGCTGCGGACTCGCCCTCGAACTGACCGGTTGGAGCCGAGACGTCACGCTCAGCACGAATGGCGGGGACGCCGATCTCTCGGACAAGGACCGCGCCCGGCTGAACCGCAATGGCGTGCGGGTGATCGAGACGGAGATCGCGCGCCTTGAGGGGGATGGGTCGCGGCCCACTTGTCTGCGCTTTCGCGATGGCAGTTCGACGCCTTGCGCGGCGCTCTTTCTGATGCCGTTCGCCTGCAGCCCCTCCCCTCTGATTTCTCAACTCGGCTGCGAACTCGACGAGACCCGCAGCGTCGTGCCGACCCGCGAATACGAGAAGACCAACGTGCCCGGCCTCTACGTCGCGGGCGATGCCTCGCGCCGGGTGCAGTTCGCGGTGGTGGCCGCTGCGGAGGGCGCGATGGCGGCCTTCGCCATCAATGCCGAGTTCGTGGCGGAGGCGACCCGGTAA
- a CDS encoding curlin repeat-containing protein translates to MRKIVSIIIGCTALAQMSGLAQAQELPSLLTQAEATMQDIENSALRNTMNRVASSADAAPNSGQGNVFYGVQDGMYNRIDATQTGIGNVIRISQSGMSNNAVITQSGSYNQITLRQGR, encoded by the coding sequence ATGCGTAAAATTGTTTCGATCATTATCGGCTGCACCGCTCTGGCACAGATGTCCGGGCTTGCTCAGGCACAGGAACTTCCCAGCCTGCTGACACAGGCTGAGGCGACAATGCAGGACATCGAGAACAGCGCCCTGCGAAACACGATGAACCGCGTCGCCTCGAGCGCCGATGCCGCGCCGAACTCAGGCCAAGGAAACGTCTTCTACGGAGTGCAGGATGGCATGTATAACCGGATCGACGCGACGCAGACCGGCATCGGCAACGTTATCCGCATCTCGCAAAGCGGGATGTCCAACAACGCCGTCATCACGCAATCCGGGTCGTACAACCAGATCACCCTGCGACAGGGCCGCTGA
- a CDS encoding lytic transglycosylase domain-containing protein — MRGLLPRMAPALVAAALVAFPSQADVRARVAVLDLTAPAQTDASSEPQSAGMIAIVEKIAPGAPVSAIAALIAQAAASTGVPSDFLLKLLKRESGLNPMAVSPKGALGIAQFMPATAAERGLADPFDPVQAIPKAAELLRDLRQRYGNWALAAAAYNAGPGRVDAWLVGRLELPKETVDYVANITGVNTPSWTSAYRPTGPVWPLQLASLAPPMPLFSVASDATRIRVSDRRETGADAKRMTKPADGTAAPLTTAQLRAAAGGLLRSAGASSPCAALLNSAAQCLNFSRY; from the coding sequence ATGCGCGGCCTGCTCCCTCGGATGGCGCCGGCTCTGGTAGCGGCCGCTTTGGTCGCCTTCCCCTCGCAGGCCGATGTTCGCGCGCGCGTCGCCGTGCTGGATCTGACCGCACCAGCGCAGACCGATGCGTCGAGTGAACCGCAGAGCGCGGGCATGATCGCCATCGTCGAGAAGATCGCGCCGGGAGCGCCGGTCTCCGCGATCGCGGCGCTGATCGCTCAGGCGGCCGCCAGCACCGGTGTGCCGTCCGATTTTCTCCTGAAATTGTTGAAGCGCGAAAGCGGTTTGAACCCGATGGCGGTGAGCCCGAAGGGCGCCCTCGGCATTGCGCAATTCATGCCGGCGACGGCGGCCGAGCGCGGTCTGGCCGATCCGTTCGATCCCGTGCAAGCCATTCCGAAGGCGGCCGAACTTCTGCGCGATCTGCGCCAGCGCTACGGAAACTGGGCTCTGGCCGCTGCCGCCTACAATGCAGGGCCCGGCCGGGTCGATGCCTGGCTGGTCGGGCGCTTGGAGCTGCCGAAGGAAACGGTAGATTACGTCGCCAACATCACCGGCGTGAATACGCCGAGCTGGACATCGGCCTATCGTCCGACTGGTCCAGTCTGGCCACTTCAACTCGCATCCCTCGCGCCGCCGATGCCCTTGTTCAGCGTCGCGTCTGACGCCACCCGTATCCGGGTATCGGATCGTCGTGAGACGGGGGCTGACGCGAAGCGGATGACGAAGCCGGCGGACGGCACCGCCGCACCGCTGACGACCGCGCAACTTCGTGCCGCGGCCGGAGGCCTTCTGCGGTCGGCGGGTGCGAGCAGTCCCTGTGCGGCCCTACTGAACTCGGCCGCACAATGTCTCAACTTCAGCCGATATTGA
- a CDS encoding curli assembly protein CsgF, protein MKTRFLAAVALLALSAGPVLAGNLIYQPVNPAFGGSPLNGGWLQSEATAQNIPQAREQRLNQLFSTQGGRNGLSLTQGQIFAQQLQSQLFSSLANQITRAIFGENAQPNGTFEFQGTTINFAREGANIRIQIFDGQTTNTVVVPAGP, encoded by the coding sequence ATGAAGACGCGTTTCCTGGCGGCGGTTGCTCTGCTGGCCCTCTCGGCTGGTCCGGTCCTTGCCGGCAACCTCATCTACCAGCCGGTGAACCCGGCTTTCGGTGGAAGCCCGCTCAACGGCGGCTGGCTACAGAGCGAGGCGACCGCTCAGAATATCCCGCAGGCCCGTGAGCAGCGTCTCAATCAGCTGTTCAGCACCCAGGGCGGCCGTAACGGCCTATCACTGACGCAGGGTCAGATCTTTGCCCAACAGTTGCAATCGCAGCTGTTCAGCTCGCTTGCAAACCAGATCACACGAGCGATCTTCGGCGAAAACGCTCAGCCGAATGGCACGTTCGAGTTTCAGGGTACGACGATCAACTTCGCTCGCGAAGGGGCAAACATCCGTATCCAGATCTTCGATGGTCAAACGACTAACACCGTGGTGGTTCCTGCCGGTCCCTGA
- the purL gene encoding phosphoribosylformylglycinamidine synthase subunit PurL, translating to MFRNDVPITPELVRQHGLTPDEYERFRALVGREPTLTELGIVSAMWNEHCSYKSSRKHLRGLPTSGPHVIQGPGENAGVIDIGDGLACVFKMESHNHPSFIEPYQGAATGVGGILRDVFTMGARPIAALNALRFGSPDHSRTRHLVSGVVAGVGGYGNSFGVPTVGGLVGFHKRYDGNILVNAMAVGLARTDAIFYAAATGVGNPIVYLGSKTGRDGIHGATMASAEFDESSESKRPTVQVGDPFAEKLLLEACLELMASGAVIAIQDMGAAGLTCSAVEMGAKGDLGVELHLEKVPTREEGMTPYEMMLSESQERMLMVLKPGMEAEAEAIFVKWGLDFAVIGHTTDTLRFVIKHNGETVADLPIKELGDEAPLYDRPHIANTHQPVIAAASVEARLPNADALKRLIGSPELASKRWVYEQYDHFILGNTVQKPGGDAAIVRVEDGPKGLALTTDVTPRYCEADPVEGGRQAVAEAWRNITAVGGRPLAITDNLNFGNPEKPEVMGQLVGCLKGIGEACLALDFPVVSGNVSLYNETNGVGILPTPTIGGVGVLDDVEQHATVALKREGDVLVLIGRTEGWLGQSLYLSEIAGREEGAPPPVDLAVERRNGDFVRSLITSGIADTVHDLSDGGLALALAEMAMAGGIGAALPAAPDGVPAHAYLFGEDQARYLIAVPAEAAADLLYSASAQGIDAATVGIVGGDSLVLPGEETISVAELKAAHEGWFPAYMASQPAAPAA from the coding sequence ATGTTTCGCAACGATGTTCCGATCACGCCCGAGCTGGTGCGGCAGCACGGCCTGACACCCGATGAGTACGAGCGCTTCCGCGCGCTCGTCGGTCGCGAGCCGACGCTGACCGAACTCGGCATCGTTTCGGCGATGTGGAACGAGCACTGCTCCTACAAATCCTCGCGCAAGCACCTGCGCGGCCTGCCGACCTCAGGTCCCCACGTGATCCAGGGGCCGGGCGAGAATGCCGGCGTCATCGATATCGGCGACGGCCTCGCCTGCGTCTTCAAGATGGAGAGCCACAACCACCCGAGCTTCATCGAGCCCTACCAGGGTGCGGCGACCGGCGTCGGCGGCATCCTGCGCGACGTGTTCACCATGGGCGCGCGGCCGATCGCGGCGCTCAACGCCCTGCGCTTCGGTTCGCCGGACCATTCGCGCACCCGCCACCTCGTCTCCGGCGTCGTCGCGGGCGTCGGCGGCTACGGCAATTCCTTCGGCGTGCCGACGGTGGGCGGCCTCGTCGGCTTCCATAAGCGCTACGATGGCAACATCCTCGTCAACGCCATGGCGGTCGGCCTCGCCCGCACCGACGCGATCTTCTACGCGGCGGCCACGGGCGTCGGGAACCCGATCGTCTATCTCGGCTCGAAGACGGGCCGCGACGGCATCCACGGCGCGACCATGGCCTCGGCCGAGTTCGACGAGTCGAGCGAGTCGAAGCGGCCGACCGTGCAGGTCGGCGACCCCTTCGCCGAGAAGCTCCTGCTCGAAGCCTGCCTCGAACTGATGGCGTCGGGCGCCGTCATCGCGATCCAGGACATGGGCGCGGCCGGCCTGACCTGCTCGGCGGTGGAGATGGGCGCCAAGGGCGATCTCGGTGTGGAGCTGCATCTGGAGAAGGTGCCGACCCGCGAGGAGGGCATGACCCCGTATGAGATGATGCTCTCGGAGAGCCAGGAGCGCATGCTCATGGTGCTCAAGCCCGGCATGGAAGCCGAGGCGGAAGCGATCTTCGTGAAGTGGGGGCTCGACTTCGCCGTCATCGGCCACACCACCGACACGCTGCGTTTCGTCATCAAGCATAACGGCGAGACCGTCGCCGACCTGCCGATCAAGGAGCTCGGCGACGAGGCGCCGCTCTACGACCGGCCGCACATTGCCAACACGCATCAGCCGGTGATCGCCGCCGCGAGCGTCGAGGCGAGGCTGCCGAACGCGGACGCGCTCAAGCGCCTGATCGGTTCGCCGGAACTGGCTTCGAAGCGCTGGGTCTACGAGCAGTACGACCACTTCATCCTCGGCAACACCGTGCAGAAGCCCGGCGGCGACGCGGCCATCGTCCGGGTCGAGGACGGCCCGAAGGGCCTCGCGCTCACCACCGACGTGACGCCGCGCTACTGCGAGGCCGATCCGGTCGAGGGCGGCCGGCAGGCGGTCGCGGAAGCGTGGCGCAACATCACCGCCGTCGGCGGACGTCCGCTCGCCATCACCGACAACCTCAACTTCGGCAATCCGGAGAAGCCCGAGGTGATGGGCCAACTCGTCGGCTGCCTGAAGGGCATCGGCGAGGCCTGCCTTGCCCTCGACTTCCCCGTCGTGTCCGGCAACGTCTCGCTCTACAACGAGACCAACGGCGTCGGCATCCTGCCGACCCCGACCATCGGCGGCGTTGGCGTCCTGGACGACGTGGAGCAGCACGCGACGGTCGCACTCAAGCGTGAGGGGGACGTGCTGGTGCTGATCGGCCGGACCGAGGGCTGGCTCGGCCAGTCGCTCTATCTCTCGGAAATCGCCGGCCGCGAGGAAGGTGCGCCGCCCCCGGTCGATCTGGCGGTCGAGCGTCGCAACGGCGATTTCGTGCGCAGCCTGATCACCTCCGGCATCGCCGACACGGTCCACGACCTTTCCGACGGCGGCCTCGCCTTGGCGCTCGCCGAGATGGCGATGGCCGGCGGGATCGGCGCGGCGTTGCCCGCTGCGCCGGATGGCGTTCCGGCCCATGCCTACCTCTTCGGCGAAGACCAGGCCCGCTACCTGATCGCGGTGCCGGCCGAAGCGGCGGCCGACCTCCTCTACAGCGCCTCGGCGCAGGGGATCGACGCGGCGACTGTCGGTATCGTCGGCGGCGACAGCTTGGTGCTGCCGGGCGAGGAGACGATATCCGTGGCCGAGTTGAAGGCCGCGCACGAGGGCTGGTTCCCGGCCTACATGGCGAGCCAGCCGGCCGCTCCGGCGGCGTAA
- a CDS encoding CsgG/HfaB family protein, whose amino-acid sequence MWAENLSIRRLVVGGLICAALGLGGCVAIGEREPLNEAPTVTETSPTGLNLELLPPPAKAVDLAVYSFPDLTGQNKPSDNFAEFSRAVTQGGAAFLVDALRRTGGGRWFRVVERGSLANILQERQLIRATRQEFDQDQAKPLPPIRFAGLLVEGGILAYDANFVTGGIGARYLGIGGDIRYRRDVVTVGMRIVSVQSGEVLTSVTTTKTIYSIGLATNTFRYVAVNKLFEFDAGVTRNEPTQFAVRESIELAVYSTLMEGARKGLWKFRDPAIGQRLLQEYIERDKPLPPVSPTTEVVQEAVVVAKN is encoded by the coding sequence ATGTGGGCTGAAAATCTCTCGATCCGGCGCCTTGTCGTCGGTGGTCTCATCTGCGCGGCGCTCGGCTTGGGCGGGTGCGTCGCCATCGGCGAGCGTGAACCGCTCAACGAGGCGCCGACTGTGACCGAGACATCGCCGACCGGCCTGAATCTCGAACTGCTTCCCCCACCGGCGAAGGCTGTGGACCTCGCCGTCTACAGCTTCCCCGATCTCACCGGCCAGAACAAACCGAGCGACAACTTCGCCGAGTTCTCGCGGGCCGTGACGCAGGGCGGCGCCGCCTTCCTCGTGGATGCCCTGCGTCGCACGGGTGGTGGCCGCTGGTTCCGGGTGGTCGAGCGGGGCAGCCTCGCCAACATCCTGCAGGAGCGACAGCTCATCCGCGCCACGCGCCAGGAGTTCGACCAGGACCAGGCCAAGCCCCTGCCGCCGATCCGCTTCGCCGGCCTGCTGGTCGAAGGCGGCATCCTCGCCTACGACGCCAACTTCGTGACCGGGGGCATCGGCGCCCGCTATCTCGGCATCGGCGGCGACATCCGCTACCGGCGCGACGTCGTGACAGTCGGCATGCGCATCGTGTCCGTCCAGTCGGGCGAGGTGCTCACCAGCGTCACGACGACGAAAACGATCTACTCGATCGGTCTCGCCACGAACACGTTCCGCTACGTCGCGGTGAACAAGCTGTTCGAGTTCGATGCGGGTGTGACGCGCAACGAGCCGACCCAGTTCGCCGTGCGCGAGTCGATCGAACTCGCCGTCTACTCGACGCTCATGGAAGGGGCTCGCAAGGGGCTTTGGAAGTTCCGCGATCCGGCGATCGGGCAGCGCCTGCTTCAGGAATATATCGAGCGGGACAAGCCGCTCCCACCGGTGAGTCCGACCACCGAGGTGGTCCAAGAAGCCGTCGTGGTCGCGAAGAACTAA
- the grxD gene encoding Grx4 family monothiol glutaredoxin — MTDVNTAIKTEIDSQDVVVFMKGTPQFPMCGFSGQVVQILNYLGVPFKGVNVLDDMAVREGIKAYSNWPTIPQIYVKGEFVGGCDIAREMFQSGELQQFLSEKGVPVKSAA, encoded by the coding sequence ATGACCGACGTCAACACCGCCATCAAGACCGAGATCGACTCCCAGGACGTGGTCGTGTTCATGAAGGGCACGCCGCAATTCCCGATGTGCGGCTTTTCCGGACAGGTCGTCCAGATCCTCAACTACCTCGGCGTGCCGTTCAAGGGTGTGAACGTGCTCGACGACATGGCGGTGCGTGAGGGCATCAAAGCCTATTCCAACTGGCCGACGATCCCGCAGATCTACGTGAAGGGCGAGTTCGTCGGCGGCTGTGACATCGCCCGCGAGATGTTCCAGTCGGGGGAACTGCAGCAGTTCCTGTCTGAGAAGGGCGTGCCGGTGAAGAGCGCCGCCTGA